One window of the Pseudomonas lurida genome contains the following:
- the plsX gene encoding phosphate acyltransferase PlsX, with protein MSALVIAIDAMGGDFGPRSIVQACIASLSATPSLHLTLVGQPSLLEDLIASHPAVDRARLTITPASETISMDDKPATALRGKPDSSMRVALELLRDGKVQACVSAGNTGALMALSRFVLKTLPGIDRPAMVAAIPTQKGYCQLLDLGANVDCSAEHLFQFAVMGSVAAEALGVARPRVALLNIGTEDIKGNQQVKLAATLLQGARGLNYIGFVEGDGVYRGEADVVVCDGFVGNILLKSSEGLATMIATRIDALFKRNLASRLVGALALPLMRRLQADLAPARHNGASFLGLQGIVVKSHGSAGVEGFQSAIARAVIEIQENLPQRLRGRLEDLLP; from the coding sequence TTGTCTGCTCTAGTCATCGCGATAGACGCAATGGGCGGGGACTTCGGTCCCCGCAGCATTGTTCAGGCTTGCATTGCCAGCCTGTCAGCAACGCCCTCGCTGCACCTGACCCTCGTCGGTCAACCCTCCTTACTTGAAGACCTGATTGCCAGCCATCCGGCGGTGGATCGCGCGCGCCTGACGATTACGCCGGCCAGCGAAACCATCAGCATGGATGACAAGCCGGCGACGGCCCTGCGTGGCAAACCCGACTCTTCGATGCGTGTGGCCCTGGAGCTGCTGCGTGATGGAAAGGTGCAGGCGTGTGTCAGTGCCGGCAATACCGGGGCACTGATGGCGTTGTCGCGGTTTGTGCTCAAGACGCTGCCCGGCATTGACCGGCCTGCGATGGTGGCGGCGATTCCGACGCAAAAAGGCTATTGCCAGTTGCTGGACCTGGGCGCGAACGTCGATTGCAGCGCCGAGCATCTGTTCCAGTTCGCCGTAATGGGCTCGGTGGCCGCCGAAGCGCTTGGCGTGGCTCGCCCACGTGTGGCCTTGTTGAACATCGGCACCGAAGACATCAAGGGCAACCAGCAGGTCAAGCTCGCCGCCACATTGCTGCAAGGCGCGCGGGGCCTTAACTACATCGGCTTTGTCGAGGGCGACGGCGTGTATCGCGGCGAGGCGGACGTGGTGGTGTGCGACGGGTTTGTCGGCAACATCCTGCTCAAATCCAGCGAAGGCCTGGCAACCATGATCGCCACGCGTATCGACGCGTTGTTCAAGCGGAACCTGGCATCGCGCCTGGTCGGTGCCCTGGCGCTGCCGCTGATGCGTCGCTTGCAGGCTGACCTGGCCCCGGCGCGCCATAATGGCGCGAGCTTTCTGGGGTTGCAGGGCATTGTGGTGAAAAGCCATGGGTCGGCAGGCGTGGAGGGCTTCCAAAGCGCAATTGCGCGGGCCGTGATCGAGATCCAGGAGAACCTGCCGCAACGCTTGCGCGGCCGTCTTGAGGACCTGTTGCCTTAG
- a CDS encoding YceD family protein produces MLNDPIPPHVDPRKLADRGTSLQGELLLANLERLCDPLSDTVGTVQAKFVFERDERKSVVIHSFIDTEVKMVCQRCLELVTLPIHSECSYAVVKEGANTQSLPKGYDVLELGEDPLDLHALIEEELLLALPIVPAHHPEECQQPAGLDDEPEPSEDEVTRSNPFSVLAQLKRDPNV; encoded by the coding sequence ATGTTGAATGACCCGATTCCACCTCACGTTGACCCGCGCAAATTGGCTGATCGTGGCACCTCCCTTCAAGGTGAGTTGCTGCTGGCCAATTTGGAGAGACTCTGCGACCCGCTTTCCGACACTGTCGGTACGGTGCAGGCCAAATTCGTTTTTGAACGAGATGAACGTAAATCTGTGGTTATTCACAGCTTTATCGACACCGAAGTCAAAATGGTTTGCCAGCGTTGTCTTGAGCTGGTCACCCTGCCGATTCACAGCGAGTGCAGTTATGCTGTGGTGAAGGAGGGTGCGAATACCCAGTCGTTGCCGAAAGGTTATGACGTGCTGGAACTGGGCGAAGATCCTTTGGATCTGCATGCACTGATCGAGGAGGAGCTTCTGCTCGCCTTGCCCATTGTGCCTGCTCATCATCCGGAAGAATGCCAGCAGCCGGCGGGCCTCGATGACGAGCCCGAACCGAGCGAGGACGAGGTAACGCGGTCCAACCCGTTCAGTGTATTGGCGCAGTTAAAGCGTGACCCAAACGTTTAG
- a CDS encoding nucleotidyltransferase family protein, producing MTVTAIVLAAGQGSRFRAVAGADQDKLLADCVGLDRVTRPVIEQVLVNLPDDVVERWVVTSPDRLEVIRLAETYGCKVLLLRSAGMGDSIAAAVAASGSAKGWLVVLGDMPFIRSSSIEQVIDALEEGGISVPMQDGQYGHPVAFDQAFAPGLMALTGDRGAKPLFAQATVCEVSVDDPGVLWDVDLPGSLMFTPLQR from the coding sequence GTGACCGTCACGGCGATTGTGCTCGCGGCGGGGCAGGGCAGTCGCTTTCGCGCCGTGGCGGGGGCTGATCAGGATAAATTGCTGGCCGATTGCGTCGGGCTGGATCGTGTGACGCGGCCGGTGATCGAGCAGGTGCTGGTGAATCTGCCGGATGATGTGGTGGAGCGTTGGGTGGTGACGTCGCCGGACCGCCTTGAAGTGATTCGCCTGGCAGAAACCTACGGTTGCAAGGTATTGCTGCTGCGCTCGGCTGGCATGGGCGACAGTATTGCCGCTGCGGTTGCGGCCAGTGGCTCGGCGAAGGGCTGGCTGGTAGTGCTGGGGGATATGCCGTTTATCCGGTCGTCGAGCATTGAGCAGGTCATCGATGCGCTGGAGGAGGGTGGCATCAGCGTGCCAATGCAGGATGGGCAGTATGGGCATCCTGTGGCGTTTGACCAGGCGTTCGCGCCGGGCCTGATGGCGTTGACCGGTGATCGCGGGGCCAAGCCGCTGTTTGCCCAGGCGACGGTGTGTGAAGTCTCTGTTGATGATCCCGGCGTGCTCTGGGATGTCGACCTGCCAGGTTCTTTGATGTTCACCCCACTCCAACGGTAG
- a CDS encoding Maf family protein: MLPLLLASSSVYRRELLSRLHLPFICSSPDIDESHHANESAVELVKRLAEQKARALAASHPGHLIIGSDQVAALDGQIIGKPHTFENAREQLLAASGKRVSFLTGLALLNSKTGHCQVDCVPFTVHMRILDAGRIERYLRTEQPYDCAGSFKAEGLGVSLFQSTEGPDATSLIGLPLIRLVDMLLTEGMQIP, from the coding sequence ATGCTGCCTTTATTACTTGCATCCAGCTCGGTTTATCGCCGGGAATTGCTGAGCCGCCTGCACCTGCCGTTCATCTGCAGCTCGCCGGACATCGACGAAAGCCACCACGCAAATGAATCTGCCGTCGAGCTGGTCAAGCGCCTGGCCGAACAGAAAGCCCGCGCCCTGGCCGCCAGTCACCCTGGGCATTTAATCATCGGTTCCGACCAGGTGGCCGCGCTCGACGGCCAAATCATCGGCAAGCCTCACACCTTCGAGAACGCCCGCGAGCAACTGCTGGCGGCCAGCGGCAAGCGCGTCAGCTTCCTCACCGGCCTGGCTCTGCTCAACAGCAAGACGGGGCACTGCCAGGTGGACTGCGTACCTTTCACCGTACATATGCGGATATTGGACGCCGGGCGCATCGAGCGCTACCTGCGGACCGAGCAGCCGTACGACTGCGCGGGCAGCTTCAAGGCCGAGGGTTTGGGCGTTAGCCTGTTCCAGAGCACCGAAGGGCCGGATGCGACCAGCCTGATTGGGCTACCGCTGATCCGCCTGGTGGACATGCTGCTGACTGAGGGCATGCAGATCCCTTAA
- a CDS encoding S49 family peptidase, whose amino-acid sequence MSDEWKAPEKAEGSSRDDKSWKLLEKTLLASIQEQRRARRWGIFFKLLTFVWLIAMLALFSPLVDMEKSATRGASYTALIEVRGVIADKESASADNIVSSLRAAFEDPKVKGVILRINSPGGSPVQSGYVYDEIRRLRGLHPDIKLYAVISDLGASGAYYIASAADQIYADKASLVGSIGVTAAGYGFVGTMEKLGVERRTYTSGEHKAFLDPFQPQKADETQFWQGVLDTTHRQFIASVKQGRGERLKDKDHPELFSGLVWSGEQALPLGLIDGLGSASSVARDVIGEKELVDFTVEESPFDRFSKRLGSSVAEKLALYMGFQGPSLR is encoded by the coding sequence ATGAGTGACGAGTGGAAAGCGCCCGAAAAGGCTGAAGGCAGTAGCCGTGATGACAAGAGCTGGAAGCTGCTGGAGAAAACCCTCCTGGCCAGTATCCAGGAGCAGCGCCGGGCGCGGCGTTGGGGGATTTTCTTCAAGCTGCTGACGTTCGTTTGGCTTATTGCCATGCTCGCACTGTTCAGTCCGCTGGTGGACATGGAGAAAAGCGCGACCCGTGGCGCCAGCTACACCGCCCTGATCGAGGTGCGTGGGGTGATTGCCGACAAGGAGTCCGCCAGCGCCGACAATATCGTCAGCAGCCTGCGTGCCGCGTTCGAGGACCCCAAGGTCAAGGGTGTGATCCTGCGCATCAACAGCCCGGGCGGCAGTCCAGTGCAGTCGGGTTATGTGTATGACGAGATTCGTCGTCTGCGCGGCCTGCACCCGGATATCAAGCTGTACGCGGTGATTTCTGACCTGGGCGCTTCCGGTGCCTATTACATCGCCAGTGCTGCAGACCAGATCTACGCCGACAAGGCCAGCCTTGTAGGTTCCATCGGCGTGACGGCAGCCGGTTATGGTTTTGTCGGCACCATGGAGAAGCTGGGGGTGGAGCGTCGTACCTACACCTCGGGCGAGCACAAGGCGTTCCTTGATCCCTTCCAGCCGCAAAAGGCGGATGAAACCCAGTTCTGGCAGGGGGTGCTCGACACCACTCATCGTCAGTTCATCGCCAGCGTGAAGCAGGGGCGTGGCGAGCGTCTGAAAGACAAGGATCATCCAGAGTTGTTCTCCGGGCTGGTGTGGTCGGGCGAGCAGGCATTGCCGCTGGGCTTGATCGACGGACTGGGCAGTGCCAGTTCGGTGGCCCGGGATGTGATTGGCGAGAAGGAATTGGTGGATTTCACCGTCGAGGAGTCGCCGTTCGATCGGTTCTCCAAGCGGCTTGGTTCAAGTGTGGCTGAGAAGCTTGCTTTGTACATGGGCTTCCAGGGGCCGTCCCTGCGCTGA
- the rpmF gene encoding 50S ribosomal protein L32, which yields MAVQQNKKSRSARDMRRSHDALEASTLSVEKTTGEVHLRHHVSPEGVYRGRKVIDKGADE from the coding sequence ATGGCTGTTCAGCAGAACAAAAAATCCCGCTCCGCCCGTGACATGCGCCGTTCGCACGACGCTCTCGAGGCTAGCACCCTGTCCGTAGAAAAGACCACCGGTGAAGTTCACCTGCGTCACCACGTATCGCCAGAAGGCGTATACCGTGGCCGTAAAGTGATCGACAAGGGCGCTGACGAGTAA
- the rne gene encoding ribonuclease E produces the protein MLINATQPEELRVALVDGQRLYDLDIESGAREQKKANIYKGRITRIEPSLEAAFVDFGSERHGFLPLKEISREYFKKAPEGRVNIKDVLSEGQEVIVQVEKEERGNKGAALTTFISLAGRYLVLMPNNPRAGGISRRIEGEERNELREALNGLIAPADMGLIVRTAGLGRSSEEMQWDLDYLLQLWTAIKEASLDRSAPFLIYQESNVIIRAIRDYLRQDIGEVLIDSVEAQDEALTFIRQVMPQYASKIKLYEDSVPLFNRFQIESQIETAFQRVVELPSGGSIVIDPTEALVSIDINSARATKGSDIEETALQTNLEAAEEIARQLRLRDIGGLIVIDFIDMTPAKNQRAVEEKVRECLEADRARVQVGRISRFGLLEMSRQRLRPSLGESSGIVCPRCNGTGIIRDVESLSLAILRLIEEEALKDRTAEVRAQVPIPVAAFLLNEKRNSITKIELRTRARIVILPNDHLETPHFEVQRLRDDSPEAHSGQSSYEIAAAAAEVEEVQPAAATRTLVRQEAAVKTAPARANAPVPTEAAAPVAAPAALPEPSLFKGLVKSLVSLFATKEEPAAPVVVEKPASERPARNEERRNGRQQSRNRNGRRDEERKPREERAPREERAPREERAPREAREETPTVERAPREERAPRTPRAPREDRKPRGEREERVRELREPLDAAPAVAGAAVAAEERPARQPREERAPREERQPRAPREERQPRAEQAAAASEEEVLTGEEQLQEDGQEGAEGDRPRRRSRGQRRRSNRRERQRDANGNVIEGSEETGENAEAATSEPTGAELAAGLAVTAAVASSVISAPAEAQAHEQAERATAAVEETAAVQTPVAETPVVEAPVVEAPVAETSVVEAPVVEATTPIEAPVVPEVEVVQAPEAQPEVEVAAAEPAPVVEPQPVVEAVVEAPAVEAAPEVREAREVREEQTAFQWTAEPAAPVETPEPAPVVEEAPAPVAEVVVAEPAPVVEPTPVVEAAPVVEAPVVAEVAAPVIEAAPVSALTENGRAPNDPREVRRRRKEAEAAAAAAAAQEAEHESKPLA, from the coding sequence ATGCTGATTAACGCAACTCAACCCGAAGAGTTGCGTGTTGCACTGGTAGATGGCCAACGCCTCTACGACCTGGACATTGAATCCGGTGCACGCGAGCAAAAGAAGGCCAACATCTATAAAGGCCGTATTACTCGCATCGAACCAAGCCTTGAGGCTGCCTTTGTCGATTTCGGCTCCGAGCGCCACGGCTTCCTGCCCCTCAAAGAAATCTCCCGCGAATACTTCAAGAAAGCCCCCGAAGGCCGCGTGAACATCAAGGACGTCCTGAGCGAAGGCCAGGAAGTCATCGTCCAGGTCGAAAAAGAAGAACGTGGCAACAAGGGCGCCGCCCTGACCACCTTCATCAGCCTGGCAGGCCGTTACCTGGTCCTGATGCCGAACAACCCACGTGCCGGCGGCATTTCCCGTCGCATCGAAGGCGAAGAGCGCAATGAACTGCGTGAAGCGCTGAACGGCCTGATCGCACCGGCCGACATGGGCCTGATCGTTCGCACTGCAGGCCTGGGCCGCAGCAGCGAAGAAATGCAGTGGGACCTCGACTACCTGCTGCAACTGTGGACCGCCATCAAAGAAGCGTCCCTGGATCGTTCCGCGCCGTTCCTGATCTACCAGGAAAGCAACGTGATCATCCGCGCCATCCGCGATTACCTGCGCCAGGACATCGGCGAAGTACTGATCGACAGCGTTGAAGCCCAGGACGAAGCCCTGACCTTCATCCGCCAGGTGATGCCGCAGTACGCCAGCAAGATCAAGCTGTACGAAGACAGCGTTCCGCTGTTCAACCGTTTCCAGATCGAAAGCCAGATCGAGACCGCTTTCCAGCGCGTGGTCGAACTGCCTTCCGGTGGCTCCATCGTGATCGACCCGACCGAAGCCCTGGTGTCCATCGACATCAACTCGGCGCGTGCGACCAAAGGCAGCGACATCGAAGAAACCGCCCTGCAGACCAACCTGGAAGCGGCTGAAGAAATCGCCCGCCAACTGCGCCTGCGTGACATCGGCGGCCTGATCGTGATCGACTTCATCGACATGACCCCTGCCAAGAACCAGCGCGCCGTGGAAGAGAAAGTCCGCGAATGCCTGGAAGCGGATCGTGCCCGCGTGCAAGTCGGCCGCATCTCGCGCTTCGGCCTGCTGGAAATGTCCCGTCAGCGCCTGCGTCCATCCCTGGGCGAGAGCAGCGGCATCGTCTGCCCGCGTTGCAACGGCACCGGCATCATCCGTGACGTTGAATCGCTGTCCCTGGCGATCCTGCGCCTGATCGAAGAAGAAGCCCTGAAAGACCGTACCGCCGAAGTCCGCGCGCAAGTGCCGATCCCGGTTGCCGCGTTCCTGCTCAACGAAAAGCGCAATTCGATTACCAAGATCGAACTGCGCACCCGTGCCCGCATCGTCATCCTGCCGAACGATCACCTCGAGACGCCGCACTTCGAAGTGCAGCGCCTGCGTGATGACAGCCCGGAAGCCCACAGCGGCCAGTCCAGCTACGAAATCGCCGCTGCCGCTGCCGAAGTGGAAGAAGTCCAGCCAGCCGCCGCGACCCGCACCCTGGTTCGCCAGGAAGCTGCCGTCAAGACCGCGCCAGCCCGCGCCAACGCGCCGGTTCCGACCGAAGCCGCGGCTCCGGTTGCCGCGCCAGCTGCCCTGCCTGAGCCAAGCCTGTTCAAAGGCCTGGTGAAGTCGCTGGTGAGCCTGTTCGCCACCAAGGAAGAGCCAGCCGCGCCGGTAGTGGTTGAAAAACCTGCCTCCGAGCGCCCAGCGCGCAACGAGGAGCGTCGCAACGGTCGCCAGCAGAGCCGCAACCGCAACGGCCGTCGTGACGAAGAGCGCAAGCCGCGCGAGGAACGTGCACCGCGTGAAGAACGCGCCCCACGTGAAGAACGCGCACCTCGCGAAGCCCGTGAAGAAACCCCGACCGTAGAACGTGCACCGCGTGAAGAACGCGCACCGCGTACTCCACGTGCTCCGCGCGAAGACCGCAAGCCACGTGGCGAGCGTGAAGAACGCGTGCGTGAACTGCGCGAGCCACTGGACGCCGCGCCAGCCGTTGCCGGCGCTGCCGTTGCTGCTGAAGAGCGCCCGGCTCGCCAGCCGCGTGAAGAGCGTGCACCACGTGAAGAACGTCAACCTCGCGCACCGCGTGAAGAGCGTCAACCACGTGCCGAACAGGCTGCTGCCGCCAGCGAAGAAGAAGTACTGACCGGCGAAGAGCAACTGCAGGAAGACGGCCAGGAAGGCGCCGAAGGCGATCGTCCACGCCGCCGCTCCCGTGGCCAGCGTCGTCGCAGCAACCGTCGTGAGCGTCAGCGTGATGCCAACGGCAACGTGATCGAAGGCTCGGAAGAGACCGGCGAAAACGCAGAAGCCGCCACCAGCGAACCAACTGGCGCCGAACTGGCTGCTGGCCTGGCCGTTACCGCTGCCGTTGCCAGCTCGGTCATCAGCGCCCCGGCTGAAGCCCAGGCTCACGAGCAGGCTGAACGCGCGACTGCCGCTGTCGAAGAAACCGCCGCAGTGCAAACACCTGTTGCCGAGACGCCAGTCGTTGAAGCACCGGTGGTTGAAGCGCCGGTTGCTGAAACTTCCGTCGTCGAAGCACCGGTTGTAGAAGCCACCACCCCAATCGAAGCGCCGGTCGTTCCGGAAGTGGAAGTTGTGCAGGCTCCTGAAGCCCAGCCAGAAGTTGAAGTGGCCGCGGCTGAACCCGCACCGGTAGTTGAGCCCCAGCCAGTGGTTGAAGCCGTTGTTGAAGCACCGGCTGTCGAAGCAGCGCCAGAAGTACGTGAAGCTCGCGAAGTTCGTGAAGAACAGACCGCCTTCCAATGGACTGCCGAACCTGCCGCTCCGGTTGAAACACCAGAACCTGCCCCAGTGGTAGAAGAAGCGCCAGCACCGGTTGCCGAAGTCGTGGTGGCTGAGCCAGCCCCAGTGGTCGAGCCAACTCCGGTCGTTGAGGCTGCGCCAGTGGTTGAAGCGCCGGTGGTAGCCGAAGTTGCTGCGCCAGTGATTGAAGCTGCGCCGGTCAGCGCCCTGACCGAAAACGGCCGTGCGCCGAACGACCCACGTGAAGTGCGTCGTCGTCGCAAGGAAGCTGAAGCTGCCGCAGCAGCTGCAGCGGCACAGGAAGCAGAACACGAGAGCAAACCTCTGGCCTGA
- the rluC gene encoding 23S rRNA pseudouridine(955/2504/2580) synthase RluC: protein MTTTAPQTPSVQLLEVSPEYAGQRIDNFLLARLKGVPKTLIYRILRKGEVRVNKGRIKPEYKLQAGDIVRVPPVRVPERDEPVPLAQGLLQRLEASIVFEDNKLIVINKPCGIAVHGGSGLNFGVIEAFRQLRPDAKELELVHRLDRDTSGLLMIAKKRSMLRHLHTALRGDGVDKRYMALVRGNWASSIKSVRAPLQKSNLRSGERMVEVDEEGKEALTLFKVLRRFGDFATMVEAKPVTGRTHQIRVHTLHAGHCIAGDTKYGDEDFSKEIRDLGGKRLFLHAYMLTVPLPDGGELKLQAPVDEMWAKTVERLSVAP, encoded by the coding sequence ATGACGACTACCGCCCCCCAGACCCCCAGCGTCCAGCTGCTCGAGGTCTCGCCGGAATATGCCGGCCAACGCATCGACAATTTTCTCCTGGCCAGGCTCAAAGGCGTGCCCAAGACCTTGATTTACCGCATCTTGCGTAAAGGTGAAGTGCGGGTGAACAAGGGTCGGATCAAGCCCGAGTACAAGTTGCAGGCGGGCGATATCGTTCGTGTGCCGCCGGTTCGCGTGCCGGAGCGTGATGAGCCCGTGCCTTTGGCGCAGGGGTTGCTGCAGCGCCTGGAAGCCTCGATTGTCTTCGAAGACAACAAGCTGATCGTGATCAACAAGCCTTGTGGCATTGCGGTTCACGGCGGCAGCGGCCTGAATTTCGGCGTGATCGAAGCCTTTCGTCAGTTGCGTCCGGACGCCAAGGAGCTGGAGCTGGTCCATCGCCTGGACCGCGACACGTCCGGCCTGCTGATGATCGCCAAGAAACGCAGCATGTTGCGCCATCTGCACACTGCCCTGCGTGGCGATGGCGTGGACAAGCGCTACATGGCGCTGGTGCGCGGCAACTGGGCCAGCTCGATCAAGAGTGTCCGGGCGCCGTTGCAGAAGAGCAACCTGCGTTCTGGGGAGCGCATGGTGGAGGTGGACGAGGAGGGCAAGGAAGCCCTGACCCTGTTCAAGGTGCTGCGCCGCTTCGGTGACTTTGCCACCATGGTCGAGGCCAAACCTGTGACTGGCCGTACCCACCAGATTCGTGTGCACACCCTGCACGCGGGCCACTGCATCGCCGGCGATACCAAATACGGCGACGAGGATTTCTCTAAGGAAATCCGCGACCTGGGCGGCAAGCGGCTGTTTCTGCACGCCTACATGCTCACCGTGCCGCTGCCCGATGGTGGCGAATTGAAGCTGCAGGCGCCGGTCGATGAGATGTGGGCCAAGACCGTGGAGCGTTTGAGTGTCGCACCTTGA
- a CDS encoding XdhC family protein, whose translation MDSVDLNVLRSVLEWRRAGQQVVLYSVVQTWGSAPRPPGAMLALRGDGVVIGSVSGGCIEDDLIARLQDGRLPADGPPVQLVTYGVTRDEAARFGLPCGGTLRLTEERVGEWAWVSELLARCEDHQIVARELDLASGNVTLSSASKTDGVTFDGERLRAIYGPRWRLLLIGAGQLSRYVAEMARLLDFEVLICDPRDEFVYGWEAQHGRFVPGMPDEAVLNIHTDERTAIVCLTHDPRLDDMALLTALNSSAFYIGALGSRVNSQKRRENLAALGLSAEAIARLHGPIGLHIGSHTPSEIALSLMAEIVAIKNGVAPLQKKPLPVVAE comes from the coding sequence GTGGACAGTGTTGATTTGAATGTCCTGCGCAGCGTGCTCGAATGGCGCCGTGCCGGGCAGCAGGTAGTGTTATATAGCGTTGTTCAAACCTGGGGCAGTGCGCCGCGCCCGCCAGGTGCCATGCTGGCGCTGAGAGGCGATGGGGTGGTGATCGGCTCGGTGTCGGGCGGCTGCATCGAGGATGACTTGATTGCGCGCCTGCAGGATGGTCGGTTGCCAGCGGACGGGCCGCCGGTCCAGTTGGTGACCTACGGCGTTACCCGCGATGAGGCGGCGCGTTTTGGCCTGCCGTGTGGTGGCACCTTGCGCCTGACCGAGGAGCGTGTGGGTGAGTGGGCGTGGGTGTCTGAGCTGCTGGCGCGTTGTGAAGATCATCAGATCGTCGCGCGTGAGCTGGACCTGGCCAGCGGCAACGTCACCTTGAGCAGCGCAAGCAAGACCGACGGGGTCACCTTCGACGGCGAGCGCTTGCGGGCCATCTACGGCCCGCGCTGGCGCCTGCTGCTGATCGGCGCCGGGCAGCTGTCGCGCTATGTGGCAGAGATGGCGCGCTTGCTGGATTTCGAGGTGCTAATCTGCGACCCGCGTGATGAATTCGTCTATGGCTGGGAAGCGCAGCACGGTCGCTTCGTGCCGGGCATGCCCGATGAAGCGGTGCTCAATATCCACACGGATGAACGCACGGCCATCGTCTGCCTGACCCACGACCCGCGGCTGGATGACATGGCGTTGCTGACAGCATTGAACTCCAGCGCGTTCTACATTGGCGCGCTGGGTTCACGGGTCAACAGCCAGAAGCGGCGCGAAAACCTGGCTGCGCTGGGACTGTCTGCCGAGGCGATTGCGCGTCTGCATGGGCCGATTGGTTTGCATATTGGCAGCCACACTCCGTCGGAGATCGCGTTGTCGCTGATGGCGGAAATTGTCGCGATCAAGAACGGTGTGGCGCCACTGCAGAAGAAGCCATTGCCGGTGGTTGCTGAGTGA
- a CDS encoding HAD-IA family hydrolase — protein sequence MSHLDYKLLIFDWDGTLANSIGRIVESMHAASTRSGFALCTDHAVKGIIGLGLPEAIRTLYPEISDAELVAFRDHYADHYIALEATPSPLFDGVVQSLDAFRAQGYHLAVATGKARRGLDRVLKAHGWEDYFDITRAADETASKPHPLMLEQILAHCGVSPRQALMVGDASFDLMMARNAGMDSVAVSYGAQAAEALQQYEPRLTIDHFSELQAWLSRAQ from the coding sequence GTGTCGCACCTTGATTACAAACTGCTGATATTCGATTGGGACGGCACCCTGGCCAATTCCATTGGCCGCATTGTCGAGTCCATGCACGCCGCGTCGACCCGTTCGGGATTTGCGCTGTGCACCGATCACGCGGTCAAGGGCATCATTGGCCTCGGCTTGCCCGAGGCCATTCGCACCTTGTACCCCGAGATCAGCGATGCTGAACTGGTTGCATTCCGGGACCACTACGCCGATCACTACATCGCCCTGGAGGCCACGCCTTCGCCGCTGTTCGACGGTGTCGTGCAGTCCCTGGACGCGTTCCGTGCCCAGGGCTACCACTTGGCGGTCGCCACCGGCAAGGCTCGTCGCGGGCTGGATCGGGTGCTCAAGGCACACGGTTGGGAAGATTATTTCGATATCACCCGCGCCGCCGATGAAACTGCCAGCAAACCTCATCCTCTGATGCTGGAGCAGATCCTGGCCCATTGCGGTGTATCGCCACGCCAGGCCTTGATGGTGGGGGATGCCTCTTTCGACCTGATGATGGCGCGCAATGCTGGCATGGACAGTGTGGCGGTCAGTTATGGCGCCCAGGCGGCCGAGGCCTTGCAGCAATATGAGCCCAGGCTGACGATTGATCATTTTTCTGAATTGCAGGCCTGGCTCAGTCGGGCCCAATAA